A genomic stretch from Aedes albopictus strain Foshan chromosome 2, AalbF5, whole genome shotgun sequence includes:
- the LOC115254264 gene encoding cuticle protein 19, with protein sequence MAFFKTVVCLAFLGVAAAGVVPLATEYKGDYYSHPQYSFNYGVHDGLTGDVKSQVESRDGDVVKGQYSLVEPDGSVRTVDYTADDVNGFNAVVTKSGPSVHAAPAVVAHAAPAVVKTVAAPVAYSAPAVVKTVAAAPAVYSHAAPAVYSHAAPAVYAHSAPVAYSAPAVVKTVATAPAVYSHAAPAVYSHAAPVAYAHAPAVYAAHAPAVYGHAYGHAYAPAHAAVHY encoded by the exons ATGGCTTTCTTCAAA ACCGTTGTCTGCTTGGCTTTCCTCGGAGTTGCCGCCGCTGGTGTCGTCCCACTGGCCACTGAATACAAGGGAGATTACTAC TCTCACCCTCAGTACTCCTTCAACTATGGAGTCCATGATGGTCTCACCGGAGATGTGAAATCCCAGGTTGAGAGCCGTGATGGAGATGTTGTGAAGGGACAGTACTCCCTGGTCGAACCCGATGGTTCCGTCCGCACCGTCGACTACACCGCCGATGATGTTAACGGATTCAACGCTGTCGTCACCAAATCTGGCCCATCG GTCCATGCTGCTCCAGCCGTCGTTGCCCACGCTGCCCCAGCCGTCGTCAAGACTGTTGCCGCTCCAGTTGCCTACAGCGCCCCAGCCGTCGTTAAGACCGTTGCCGCTGCCCCAGCTGTCTACTCCCATGCCGCCCCTGCCGTGTACTCCCATGCTGCCCCAGCTGTCTATGCCCATTCTGCCCCAGTTGCCTACAGCGCCCCAGCCGTCGTTAAGACTGTTGCCACTGCTCCAGCTGTCTACTCGCATGCCGCCCCAGCCGTCTACTCGCACGCTGCCCCAGTTGCCTACGCTCACGCCCCAGCTGTGTACGCTGCTCATGCCCCAGCTGTCTACGGACATGCTTACGGACACGCATACGCCCCAGCTCACGCCGCCGTCCACTACTAA